The following coding sequences lie in one Haematobia irritans isolate KBUSLIRL chromosome 3, ASM5000362v1, whole genome shotgun sequence genomic window:
- the LOC142228844 gene encoding uncharacterized protein LOC142228844, which yields MATISCLSSYNTYSNYTKCGEILKSAQIGEKQYALLCLECHEICLQFQTFVIHIEKEHQDSSFENVRTKEEQFDGIGEPFATINEFSKLSAEDEDKKDFIADPLEEPEVLLTRSSSQQRERDKLVTKHQTRQQISHETRRKKSEQAFKQEQDEISSEPTMSNAANYSGQFNEVDTSIKISAETSTMTIKDDISYNNNAIVDYDDEEEDDDDDADFLIRDDTDDIYDKEFLGEIRDDDDGSKPSPAKKSKVKLDVGLDIDEFMNNKLGVLAFIAAYQKQDELWDSTRPPKLVNRCRKKRDECLKHICQEIQELNIPMTIRDAEKCIKYMRVRYIRDVRIRMQYIKNKDKDYKPLWFYDHLEFLKPTLSFIQELQEEQLLAKPKLNDDQIVSLIEIYKKHSCLWNEQDIFYYSEQRRQLALQTVIEEVERLLQLKYTTDEVEDKIDFIHKIVKKEKENSIQYLTNAPNGEYKSSCKYYEHISYLLAHLGPFKCPFCPKVLMHVATFRIHVSKHDGSKPFKCSICNYEFTQKPGYVIHLRRHIQDFPFVCKYCSKGFPCKKELKLHFQNHPEYEKEFICDVCGEGFTQQKLLNWHLKAHNNIRDSICNICGKGFTNSKLLFQHRTVHSKEKSVCKLCGKTYAHYRGLSRHMSKDHGTTVAAVAAVMGEKPKKRVLTLNDIS from the exons atggccacaataagttgttTATCCAGCTATAACACATATTCAAATTACACTAAATGTGGGGAAATACTAAAATCTGCTCAAATTGGCGAGAAACAATATGCTTTATTGTGTTTGGAATGCCACGAAATTTGTTTACAGTTCCAAACATTTGTAATTCACATAGAAAAGGAGCATCAAGACTCATCTTTCGAAAATGTGAGAACAAAAGAGGAACAATTCGATGGTATTGGAGAGCCATTTGCAACAATCAATGAATTTTCAAAACTAAGTGCTGAAGATGAAGACAAGAAG gattttattGCTGATCCCCTGGAGGAGCCAGAAGTCCTATTAACAAGAAGTTCAAGTCAGCAAAGAGAAAGAGATAAGCTTGTTACTAAACATCAGACAAGACAACAAATTTCACATGAAACCAGAAGGAAAAAGTCTGAACAAGCCTTTAAACAAGAGCAAGACGAAATAAGTTCAGAACCTACAATGAGTAATGCCGCGAATTATAGTGGG CAATTTAACGAAGTTGATACCAGCATAaagatttctgcagaaacttctactatgACAATTAAGGACGACATTTCCTATAATAATAATGCGATAGTTGATTACGATGATGAAGaagaagatgatgatgatgatgccgaTTTTCTTATACGTGACGATACGGACGACATATATGATAAAGAATTTCTTGGAGAGATacgagatgatgatgatggatcGAAACCATCACCAGCTAAAAAATCTAAAGTTAAATTAGACGTTGGCTTAGACATTGATGAATTTATGAACAATAAGCTAGGGGTATTGGCATTTATAGCAGCATACCAGAAACAAGATGAACTGTGGGATTCTACAAGACCTCCTAAATTGGTGAATCGATGTCGAAAGAAAAGAGATGAATGCTTAAAGCACATATGCCAAGAGATTCAGGAATTGAATATTCCAATGACAATAAGAGACGCAGAGAAATGCATCAAATACATGAGAGTTCGTTATATAAGAGATGTTCGAATACGTATgcaatacataaaaaataaagataAGGATTATAAGCCTCTATGGTTTTACGATCATTTGGAATTTCTGAAGCCAACATTAAGTTTTATACAGGAG ttgCAGGAAGAACAACTTTTAGCAAAACCTAAATTGAATGATGATCAGATAGTAAGCCTGATAGaaatttataagaaacattCATGTTTGTGGAACGAACAGGATATATTTTACTACTCCGAACAAAGGCGACAGCTAGCCTTACAAACGGTCATCGAAGAAGTTGAACGGCTATTACAATTGAAATATACCACAGACGAAGTCGAagataaaattgattttatacacaaaattgttaaaaaagaaAAGGAGAACAGTATACAATACTTAACAAATGCACCCAATGGGGAATACAAATCATCATGTAAATATTACGAACATATCTCATATCTACTGGCACATTTGGGTCCATTCAAGTGCCCGTTTTGTCCTAAAGTTCTTATGCATGTTGCCACATTTCGTATCCATGTTTCGAAACATGATGGTTCAAAACCATTTAAATGTTCTATATGCAACTATGAATTCACTCAAAAGCCTGGCTATGTAATTCATCTACGTCGCCATATCCAAGACTTTCCATTCGTTTGTAAATATTGTAGTAAAGGCTTTCCTTGTAAGAAAGAACTTAAATTACATTTCCAAAATCATCCAGAGTATGAAAAAGAAttcatatgtgatgtttgcggcGAAGGATTCACACAGCAAAAACTTCTCAATTGGCATTTAAAAGCCCACAATAACATAAGAGACTCAATTTGTAATATCTGTGGCAAAGGTTTTACAAACTCCAAGTTATTGTTTCAACATCGCACAGTTCACAGTAAAGAAAAAAGTGTATGTAAATTATGTGGCAAAACTTATGCCCACTATCGGGGTTTGTCTAGGCATATGAGTAAAGATCATGGAACAACAGTGGCCGCAGTAGCAGCAGTTATGGGTGAAAAACCCAAAAAGAGAGTATTAACGTTAAATGACATAAGCTAG
- the LOC142230534 gene encoding general odorant-binding protein 28a-like, whose product MAKFFLILVTVLCVLGASKAFDKKEAVTTLLNAAEECKTQVKATDSDLEDMAARKPASTKEGKCLRACLMKKFQVMDSNGKFVPEVAEKHASEMTDGTSDRMKIAREIINACAKIDVSSDHCEAAEQYGKCFKEQADAHGIKDDYKF is encoded by the exons atggcaaaatttttcttaattttggtaACGGTACTCTGTGTTCTGGGAGCCAGTAAGGCCTTTGATAAAAAAGAAGCTGTGACCACTCTTTTGAATGCCGCTGAGGAATGTAAAACTCAGGTGAAAGCTACCGATt CCGATTTGGAAGATATGGCTGCCCGGAAACCTGCCTCTACCAAAGAAGGAAAATGCTTGCGTGCCTGTCTAATGAAAAAATTCCAAGTG atGGATTCCAATGGGAAATTCGTCCCCGAGGTCGCCGAAAAGCATGCCTCTGAAATGACTGATGGTACATCGGATAGAATGAAAATAGCCCGAGAAATCATTAATGCCTGCGCCAAAATCGATGTCTCTTCCGATCATTGTGAAGCAGCTGAGCaatatggaaaatgtttcaaaGAGCAAGCAGATGCTCATGGTATTAAGGatgattataaattttga
- the LOC142230047 gene encoding general odorant-binding protein 28a-like — MAKYFFTLAVFCILGAISVHAEFDKKAAMAEFVAKTESCKAEVGAKEADVTELMAKKPASTNEGKCLRSCLMKLYEVMDSNGKFVPAVALKHAEAYSDGAADKVKVAQEIIDACAGITVSGDHCEAAEDYGKCFMEQAQAHGLSEFNM, encoded by the exons atggcaaaatactttttcACATTGGCTGTTTTCTGTATTTTGGGAGCTATTAGCGTCCACGCCGAGTTTGATAAAAAGGCAGCAATGGCTGAGTTTGTGGCTAAAACCGAGTCATGTAAAGCGGAAGTTGGTGCAAAGGAAG CTGATGTCACCGAATTGATGGCGAAAAAGCCAGCTTCTACCAATGAAGGAAAATGTTTACGATCATGTCTCATGAAACTATATGAAGTG ATGGATTCCAATGGTAAATTTGTTCCTGCAGTGGCCTTAAAACATGCTGAAGCATATTCCGATGGTGCCGCTGACAAAGTTAAGGTTGCTCAAGAAATTATTGATGCCTGTGCCGGAATTACCGTATCTGGTGAtc actgtgaagCTGCTGAAGATTATGGCAAATGTTTCATGGAACAAGCCCAAGCTCACGGGCTTTCCGAATTcaatatgtaa
- the LOC142231501 gene encoding general odorant-binding protein 28a-like, with protein sequence MVKLLVSLAILCGLAAAIGAFDKEAAIADFMGKAEGCKGKTGANDGDVADLIGKKPAANHEGKCLRSCLMKEYEVMDGNGKMVKSVAMKHAEMFTEGAPDKMKIADEVVSTCSAADVSSDPCEAAEEYLKCFKEQALAHGIDNIDF encoded by the exons atggtAAAATtgttggtgtctttggcaattttGTGTGGTTTGGCAGCTGCCATTGGAGCATTTGACAAGGAGGCGGCCATTGCTGATTTTATGGGAAAAGCCGAAGGATGCAAGGGAAAAACTGGCGCCAATGATG GCGATGTAGCAGATCTGATCGGAAAGAAGCCTGCAGCTAATCATGAAGGCAAATGTTTGCGATCATGTCTTATGAAGGAATACGAAGTG ATGGATGGCAATGGCAAAATGGTCAAATCTGTTGCAATGAAGCACGCTGAGATGTTTACTGAAGGAGCACCTGACAAAATGAAAATAGCCGACGAAGTCGTAAGCACCTGTTCTGCGGCTGATGTATCGAGTGATCCTTGCGAGGCTGCCGAGGAATATCTCAAATGTTTTAAAGAGCAAGCCTTAGCTCACGGTATAGATAACATTGATTTCTAA
- the Polr2E gene encoding DNA-directed RNA polymerases I, II, and III subunit Rpb5 has protein sequence MDDEAETYKLWRIRKTIMQLSHDRGYLVTQDELDQTLEQFKEMFGDKPSEKRPARSDLIVLVAHNDDPTDQMFVFFPDEPKIGIKTIKTYCTRMQEENIHRAIVVVQAGMTPSAKQSLVDMAPKYILEQFLESELLINITEHELVPEHVVMTPEEKQELLARYKLKENMLMRIQAGDPVSRYFGLKRGQVVKIIRSSETAGRYISYRLVC, from the coding sequence ATGGATGATGAAGCGGAAACTTACAAGCTTTGGCGTATTCGCAAAACTATTATGCAGCTTAGTCATGACAGAGGATATTTGGTAACACAAGATGAATTGGACCAAACGCTTGAACAATTCAAAGAGATGTTCGGCGATAAACCCAGCGAGAAAAGACCAGCACGTTCCGATTTGATAGTTTTAGTGGCCCACAACGATGATCCCACCGATCAgatgtttgttttctttcctgatgagccaaaaattggtataaaaaCTATCAAAACCTATTGTACACGTATGCAAGAGGAAAATATCCACAGGGCTATAGTTGTTGTCCAAGCTGGAATGACACCATCTGCAAAACAATCTTTGGTCGATATGGCACCGAAATATATACTTGAACAATTTTTGGAATCTGAATTATTGATTAACATTACCGAACATGAATTAGTTCCCGAGCATGTAGTCATGACCCCAGAGGAAAAACAAGAACTTTTGGCACGTTACAAACTGAAAGAAAACATGTTGATGAGAATTCAAGCTGGTGATCCGGTATCAAGATATTTTGGCTTAAAACGTGGACAAGTCGTGAAAATTATTCGTTCGTCCGAGACAGCAGGTCGCTATATATCCTACCGTTTGGTGTGCTAA